The sequence ggaagagagaaaatTAAATGCAAATGCAACACCAAGTTTGCGTGGTTCAGCCAACAAGGCGTAAGTTTATAATACTACAGGAAAATGTCCTGATAAAATAGTAGATGAAATTCCAAATCTCGATATACCAAATATATAAACAACAATTGCATGAACATATGCCAATATTCTAGTTGGAGGCTCTCCTATGAAACCCCTGGTTGGAATGAGACCAATAAAGAGGCAGCCCCATCTTCTGAACTGAGGGAATATGGGAAACAAGAGTTTAAAGGAACCTAACACACCCAAGGATTCATCCAGTCTACTCTAAGCTACATGTTGCTATCTTAAAGGAACTGTTAGTTCCTTTACACAAGAAGGGATCTGATAATACAAAAGAACTCTTAGTTTGCATTAAAAAAACTTTGCCTAGAAGCCACATGTGACCTTTCTTGGTAAAATTTGTGGAAAGTGTAAAATACTTCCAACTCGATGTTTATGCTTCTGTAAATAATTTACCTATATATCATGGAAAGACATAGAATACTACTTGATTGTTAGTCAAAGAACAGGGCAAATCTACAACCATCATAAATGAAACCAACCTATCAAATAAGAAAGTTCCTTTGTCTCTTGCAGGAGAAAcatattttgcattttctccATTTAATACCTTCAGAAATTACCTATACAACTTAATCTGTCCTAGGAGAAACAGGGAAAAGCTTGGGTGTGACCAAACTTGAACACATGCATCAATCTAGTAAGATTTTTCACAAATGAAAACATATTTTGCACTTATTTTTCATTTAATATCTTCAGAAATTGGCTATACAAGTTATTCTGACCTCGGAGAAGCATGGTAAGAACTTTCCATTTTGCACTTATTTTTGGGTGTGACCAAACATGAACACATGCATCAATCTAGTAAGAACTTTcccaaatcaaaacatattttgcatttttttttccatttaatgTTTCCAGAAATTAGCTATACAACTTAATCTGTCCTAGGAGAAACATGGATTAGAATTAGCTACACAACTTAATCTGTCCTAGGAGAAACATGGATTAGCTTGCGTGTGACCAAATTTGAACACATGAACCAAATCTAGTACGATCTCACCCAACTCAAAATTTGCAGTCATTTAATCGTTGCAGAATTGAATTCTTGTAGAACATGAAGCAAAAAACACGACGCAGAGATGGTAAGGGAGTGCAGGAGATAAGATACCTGTACTCTCTTGGGACTTCGGACTTCAAACTTGGCATTCGTGGTGACAGAAGTGGTGGCGAGAGGACCCGCAAATTTTACCGAGTTCTGCACCGTAAAGCTCTCCGAATCAATAGTCTGACATATCTCATCCACCTTCACCAGCTGCGGCAGCCGCCCCGACCCCAAAAGTGGGAACAATTGCGAGAACGAGGTATACCTGCGTGCGCACCCCATCATTTTCAGTTGACCTCCGATCGATCAACAACGAAGAGACCAACGGAGAGGCAGAATCTTACGCGAGGATCCATTTGCCGTTTAGGAGGGGGAGGGCGTCGGTGGGAGCGGGCGTGGGGTTCTTGGCCTCGAGCTGGGTGATGAGCTCCACGATCTCCGCCCTCGTCTCGCTCGACGCCTTCAGCCCACGGTCGGTCCCGGACAGCAGATCCATCAGCTTCCTCTTCAGCTCCCCGGCCTCGCTCAGCTCCTCCACCGGGGGTTCCACCACTGCGACTCCGCTCTCCGGCTCCCCGCCTCCCTCCTTGCCCCACTCGTCGTCGTCGACCACCGCCCGGGTGCGGATTGGCGCGGGGGAGGACAAAAACCTCCCGCCGCTCCTGGAAATTGGGGATCTCAGGCGGAGGGCGGTGACGGCAAGGGAAGAGCGGCGGACGTGATGAGGCCCGGCCGCGACCGGCGCAGCCGGAGGAGCATTTAGGGTGAAGGTATTCCAAGACGCGGCGCCCGCCATCGAGGACCTTTTCAAGCTTCGATGATTTTAGCTTCGCAGTCGGTCAGAGAGGAAGACGAGGGTTTCGATTCCGGGTTATGCAAGTCGAACCGATGATATAACCATTAAAATATTAGAGCACGTCCAAATTCGGAAACTCCGGCCACTACGTTAACGACACGTGGGTGCATCAAGGAGCTTATTTCCGAATCCTGGTTTTTGTGAAGCAGCGCATCCTGCACTTGCAGTTTTTGGGTTCAACGAATTGTTATCTTGTGATTTCGGTGGTGGGGATTGCATGAAATGTGTGAGGTACAGGAAGTGGTGGATCCCATCTCGTTCTAGAAACTTCTTGAAAGCGCCAGGAAATATGAGGAGGACGCATCGCGGAAGGTACGCGATTGAGCGCATGCATTGCTTTTTCAATTGACACTAAATATCTAAAACATTTCTGTCTCCACTTATTTCAGGCAAAATGAAGCGATCTAAAGTGAGCTCAATCCAACGACGTGGCGATACGTTCCTACACTGGGAGTTGACATGCTCAGTGGAGCTTCGAGAAGCCAATCACCCGGTCATATACTAACTGCTTGGCATTGACGGCCATGATGAAGTCGTCGTGGCCATAGTCGAGCCGATACAGAACGGTCAACTTGTGCTGGTCGTGAAACCTGAGGCCATCCATCAAGCGCAAGCCATCGCCACCATCGGAGAGGCCGTCTTCCCCCCCGTAACCCAGCAGTAGAGGAAGGTCATGGGGGAAGGACGAGATGTCGTAAGCCGGAGGAACCTCTTGCCCGTAATGCTTCGTGTTCTTGTCGCAGTCGTCGTAATCGAACTTGGCTAGGGTGCCTCGTCGGATCACTAGAAAGAAAGCAGACGAAGTCATCATCACCAGCATGAACGAGGAAACGCTAGCAAGAGAGAGGCCTACTCTGAGACAAGTGGATTATGTTCTTCGTGGCAGTAGCGGGTCCGATCTTGTTCGAGTAAGCGTTGGGGGAGAGCAAGACAGCTGATATCACCATCTCTTGCAACTCAGAATGGCAGAAGGATGCGAGAGCCATCAGAGTTCCCTAACAGATTAAAGAACATTGTCGTCATCCACGGTTCCAACACTGTCATACCCACCGTAGAGGAAAAGCTCACCGGAGAATGCCCCACATAGTGAAGCTTCTGCTTTCCCGTATGCCCGTAAACGTACTCAACAGTGGCAGGAAGATCGTATTCCGCAAGCTCATCCCATGACCAGTCCCAGTATTCCTTCGATTAACACAAGGGTTTTAGGAAGACATGACTACggttgttggtgtaaacaacttttttagccgtagcctcggggccgacgcagctcgttcgggggtccgaatgatgGGGATCTGGCACAGCGTCCCTTGAGGTCTCCCGGTGGCCGATTACGGTGGTCCGGTCGGGATGTCGCatcaggaggaaagctttgccgcagcgccgggaagaggcaaCCCCATtcttgcacctgcacacaggtcgggtcggaagctcagcctgacccctccgacgatcaagtcagtggatgtAGAGGGGGTTTTGGATGAAGAAGTGCTTCTGTGTGTGTTTTGTCTGTGTCCTATTCTCCCcctgttcgtttagaactctagggtatttataggcaagtTTGGTGTTACATGATGTGCCTGCCTGCAGGAGCAGGATCgttcctctgatggcgtctgacattgtcgTTGgcattgcgtggagaaccgaactgccgtaGGGTATGGGCAAGCCTCGGTCGACGTCCTCCTTTGCCTCGGCCGAGCGCGCGGGGTCAGACGATGAAGTCGTCTGGGAGCGGTTGACGTTGGCACACATCAAGTCAGTGTTAATGCCCACTTCCTCGGACAGTGTGTCGTCCAGGcatggctgacgtcatggcgCATCATGtcaccatttttacccttatcatattcccccacCCCGAaaaaagctatgcgtcggttgttgtaCGAGGGGGGtctgatgcatggcttcttacttcaggtgggctgaCCACGCGGACGCGGTctcagggagcatggagccgaggagcacgacgcaggcgggcacgccgcgcaggtgtggtctcggggggcatggagccgaggagcacgacgcaggcgagcacgccgcgcaggtgtggtctcggggggcatggagccgaggagcacgacgctggcgggcaagccgcgcaagtgtggtctcggggagcatggagccgaggagcacgacgcaagcgggcaggcaGCGCAGGTATGGTCTCGGGGgcatggagctgaggagcacgacgcaggcgagcatgctgcgcaggtgtggtctcagggggcatggagccaaggagcatgacgcaggcgggcaggtcgcgcaagtgtggtctcggggagcatggagctgaggagcacgacgtaagctggcaagccgcgcaggtgtggtcttgggggcatggagccgaagagcacgatgcaggcaggcaggccgcgtatgtgtggtctcggggagcatggagccgaggagcacgacgcaggcgggctggccacgcaggtgtggtctcgggcaacatacgACCGAGgaacacgatgcaggcgggctggccgcacaggtgtggtcttgaggagcatggagccgaggagcatgacacaggcgggtaggtcgtgcaggtgtggtctcgggcaacatgcggccgaggagcacgacgtaggcgggctggccgcgtaggtgtggtctcgggcatcatgcgaccgaggagcacgacataggCGGGCTGGCCCGAGAAGCTGCTCATGCTATTTTCCCTCCTTGCTTACTTAGCAGTAGCAGGGGTCGAAAACTACCGCATTTAATTTCCTTTTTGAGGGGGAGCTGGTTGCTTTTGTCGCACGCTTTTGGGCGTTGAGATCGAGGCGCCAGGGCGTTACTGCTTCAGCGGGGTTGCCACGTCAGTCTTTCATTAAGGCGGACCGTCTTTTGGCATTTCTGACGTGACGTGACAGTTACGCACGTGCATAGGTGGGCTGCCGCCCATTCTCAGGAGGCGAAGGGGCGCTGGTTCTGGTGGGATATCTCCTTTAAATAGCGAACGCCCAGCTTCGCTTTTATGTTTCGCCATTGAGTCTCCTTTTTCAAGCCTTGCCGTCCCCTTCCTAGGGAGGTGGTGCGAGCCCTagaggccttgatgtggccgcacgataATGACTCCACCGTGAGCGGGTCTTTGTTGGGGGGACTCCAGGAGCGCTATAGTATCCCGGAGGACCACATCCTTAGTGCCCCTGAACCGGGACAACGGGCGTACGACCCGGTCCCGAAGAGTTTTGCGCTGACCTTAGACGCCCTAGAGGCAAGTCTGCGTTTTCCCCTTCATCCCCTCATTGTGTCCTGCATATCTTTCTGGCGGATTTCGCCGTCTCAGGTGGCACCGTACTCCTAGCGCTACCTAGTGGCATTCCTGGGGGAATGCCACTATGCCAATATCACCCTCACCCTCAAACTTTTTCTTTCCTGTTATCGCCTCTCCAAGGCCGACGAGCTGCTTTCATTACCGCTCGGGCAGCTCCGACCCGATTTTGACCGTCTGATCTGGCCAGTCTTCTAGTAGCGGCAAGTCGACGGTGGATCCCCTCGGCTCGAGATGGGGGGTTGGTTTCTTCATCTCCCGAGGATCCTCCAGCGGTGGTTCGATCCTTGCTCTCTTGTGTAACAAGATGACATTCAGGTAGCAACGCTTGgattctcgggggcttcccgtgacttccccgaccccggcgtgagtcgggaacttgatagtttggtagtaagttgagacGATGGCTCTGACTTTGTTGAGGGTCGATCgaccgaggatggcgttgtacgTAGTGGGGAGGTCGACCATTAGAAAAGTGGTCATTACCGTCTTTGACCTTGGCGGGGCCCCTAAGGTTAAGGGCAGAGTGATAGCCCCTAGCGGTGAGATTGAATCTCCGGTGAATCCAgtgagcgccgagcacatcgGCTTCACATTCTCCCTAGCCAAGTCGAGCTTCTGGAAGGCATCGAAGTAAAGTATGTCGGGCGAGCTCCCAGTATCGACCATGAACCTTCTTACTTACGCATTGGCGATCCTAGCTGATATCACAAGCGCGTCGTCGTGCTCGGGTTGTTCGGATGCTCCGGTCGGGAAAGTGATCTCGGGCTTGGGCCCGTGCCTGGGAGCTTCGGTCGGGGCGGCTCTGGCGTATGCCTTTCTTCCCGTCATGGAGCCCCCGCCAAATGCGCGGCCGCCAACTATTTCGTCGGTGTGTCACTCGATGGGGCCCTCTGGGCGCGGCGAAAGTTCCTTGTCCGGCCGAAGGTACTGGCCGAGATGCCCTCTACGAATGAGCTCCTTGATCTGCCTTTTTAACTCATGACACTGTTCAATGTCATGCCCATGCTACCGATGGAAGCGACAATATTTTGATCGGTCTACAAGCTCtcgcgggctcctcatcgggtgaggatctttgagtagtcccttctcccttatgtggagaaatatttctgTTCGGGACGAGCTCAAGGCGGGGAGAGGGGGCCTCGGGTCGGGTCTGTCCAACTTACGCCGGTATGTGGCGGGTTGTTGCTACTGGGGCAGCTCCGACTTGACCCTTTTGTGCTCCTCACACCTCCCGGCCATCCACGTCTCTACGGCGATGAACTGGCTTGCGCGCTGGAGCATTTCGGGCAccgcggtggggggtcgctccacaagagaccaaaagaacctggaaggccgtaggcctatcatgaatgcctgcattaatagagaggggtgagcgtccgacAGTCCCCGAATTTACGTcgtaaagcggttcacaaaatgggagaggggctcgtcctccctttggttgagtctgaGGAGCAACGCCACGGACGACTTCGGTCGAGCATAGGCCAGAAAGTTGAGCTTGAAATCTCTGACGAGTTGGTCAAAGGAGGCGATGGTCTTGGCCTTCAGGCCGCTCTACCACACGCGGGCTGGTCCCCGCAGAGTCgttgggaatgccctgcacatcaaggcgtcaaaAGTCCCATATAGTGCCATCTGGGTGCGAAAAgcagctacatggtccgctgggtcagcggTGCCATCATATGCATCCGGCGAAGGGAGCCGGAAATGCGGTGGAATCGCTTTATCTTGTATCTCGGGGGCGAACGGGGACCCTTAGTTTCTGTCcgtcccgagctctccctttaacctgcgaacctcctgttgtacctcgtcGAGTCATTGACTAACAAGGcgcaactgggctcgcagggTGTTCGTTGAGTCCGCAGATAGGGCCTCAGGCTCGAGGCGACTCGCCGTATCTTCCGCCTCTCGGTTCCCGGGCTGGGCTATTGGGTTCCGAGGCGAAGCGTCGAGCTCGAGAAGTGGTACGCGAGTCCGGGTGGGGGCCCCCTGCTGCTGCAAAGGCCGGGTCATATGCGGGGGcgtcggttgggagacgagcgtGATGATAGTCTGCACCACGCCCGTCAGAGCTcgaacttgatgagcgaggtcatgaaaggcctcgggtgataCCGGCGACGGGCCGGCGGGGGCGTCGTCGGGCGGTGATAAACCTGGGTCATTGAACAATCGCCAGTAGCGTTCCGACGTGGCGACGGGGTGTTCGTCTCAGGATTCATCacgcgggggatgttcccccgggGTGCTGATCGTGGGCAGCCCAACAACCGCGGGTTCGTCAGAGTGGATCTGCTAATCGCTCGACATTCGAACGACTCTCCTTGTAGTGCCAATCTGTTGgtgtaaataacttttttagccgtggtctcggggccaacgcggctcgttcgggggtccaaaTGACGGGGATCTTGCGCGACGTCCCTCGAGGTCTCCCGGTGGCCGATTACGGTGGTCCGGTCGGGACGTCGCGTCGGGAGGAAAGCTTTGCCGCAGCACCGGGAAGAGGCGACCCCGTTCTTGCACCTGCACACGGGTCGAGTCGGAAGCTtcgctcgacccctccgacgatcaagtcagtggatgtAGAGAGGGTTTTGGATGAAGAAGTGCTTCTGTGTGTGTTTTGTCTGTGTCCTCCcattcgtttagaactctggggtatttataggtaagtttgGTATTACTTGATGTGCCTGCCTGCAGGAGCAGGACCATACCTCTGATGGCATCTGACATTGCCAttggggttgcgtggagaaccgaactgtcgcagggtatgggcgagcctcggtcgtcgtcctcctctgctTTGGGCGAGCGCGCAGGGTCAggcaacgatgaagtcgttgtctgggAGCGGGTGACGTTGGCGCACATCGAGTCGGCATTAATGCCCTCTTCCTCGTGCAGAGTGTCGTCAGGCGTGGTTGATGTCGTGGCACGTCATGTCgctatttttacccttatcaatagGAAAAGCTCACCAGAGAATGCCCCACATAGTGAAGCTTCTGCTTTCCCGGCAACGTACTCAACGGTGGCAGGAAGATCGTATTCCGCAAGCTCATCCCATGACCAGTCCCGGTATTCCTTCGATGAACACAAGGGTTTTAGGAAGACATAAATGACTACAGTCATGGTGTTTGTGTTAGGAGAAGAACCGGATCATCCGAAGAGAAGATGGTGTGCCCGAGGCTGTGCGTTGTTCCACGACTATTGGCGATCCAAACATCGTATCCCTCGTCGGCCAAAATCTATCCCAGTGATTCATCCGGCGAACTCAGTAGCCATCCCAAACCATCCTGTCGAAACAGCATGTCATCGCATATCCATCTAGTTGTAGTTGTATCAGGAGCACTGCGTTAGAGAAGAACGGAGACCATGAATAGCCCGTGCTGCAGCAAGATCGGCGTGCCACTACCTCCGTTGCGTGCCGGTGACCGCCCCACGGGAATCCTCTGCACGCCAAGGATGTAACCATCTTTTGTCGTCACCTGCAGAAAGCACAAAAACATAATATTTCTCAACGAAAGAAACACAGGAACCTGACACGAAGCAACCACGTAGAGATGGTGTACTTCATGTTCTTCGCACTTGTAGCCATAAGTCCCCATGATGGATTTGCAGGCGAAGGAGGATCTGAAGCGACAACCTGTCGAATCAAGTGCTCGTACTGATGACTGCCATTCTGATCACCAGTTGCTGAAACAGAAACAAAAAGAAGCCATGCTCTCATGGAAAGCAGATCGATAGCCATGAGTTCAAATTACTCTCCGCTGAGACTCGGGATTGCACGATGAATCGCCGTCGCTAACTAATGTGctaaattatttgatcttgtAGAGCATCCAGTGGAAGCCATGGGAGCACTGCGCCATATATACTCATTGCTCTACTGATTCTGATGTATAAGATAACGTTTTCTCTTCGGAGACACTTGCATTTAGCATTCATCAAGGATTCCGTGGAGTACTGGAATCGTGTGCCGACTGGTTCACGACAAAGAGGTGATAGAGCAGTTGGCTGCTAAGTTGCCACCACCATGGGATTCTTAGATTAATCTTGTTAAGGCATCACAGCAGGAAGCTC comes from Musa acuminata AAA Group cultivar baxijiao chromosome BXJ3-3, Cavendish_Baxijiao_AAA, whole genome shotgun sequence and encodes:
- the LOC135633911 gene encoding triacylglycerol lipase 2-like, translated to MCANVNRSQTTSSSDPARSAEAKEDVDRGLPIPYGSSEYWDWSWDELAEYDLPATVEYVYGHTGKQKLHYVGHSPGTLMALASFCHSELQEMVISAVLLSPNAYSNKIGPATATKNIIHLSQMIRRGTLAKFDYDDCDKNTKHYGQEVPPAYDISSFPHDLPLLLGYGGEDGLSDGGDGLRLMDGLRFHDQHKLTVLYRLDYGHDDFIMAVNAKQLVYDRVIGFSKLH
- the LOC103978136 gene encoding probable plastid-lipid-associated protein 2, chloroplastic gives rise to the protein MAGAASWNTFTLNAPPAAPVAAGPHHVRRSSLAVTALRLRSPISRSGGRFLSSPAPIRTRAVVDDDEWGKEGGGEPESGVAVVEPPVEELSEAGELKRKLMDLLSGTDRGLKASSETRAEIVELITQLEAKNPTPAPTDALPLLNGKWILAYTSFSQLFPLLGSGRLPQLVKVDEICQTIDSESFTVQNSVKFAGPLATTSVTTNAKFEVRSPKRVQIKFEEGIIGTPQLTDDIVVPEKVEFLGQNVDLSPFKGVISSIQNAASSVVRTISGQPPLKIPINNTNAQSWLLTTYLDEELRISRSDGGSVFVLIKEGSPLLN